The genomic interval GAAATGGCTTGGAATGGACTGGGATGAAAGCACGGATGTTGGTGGAGAATATGGTCCATATCGTCAGTCTGAAAGAAATGATATTTATAAAAAGTACTACACAGAATTATTGGAAAAAGGACTTGCTTATAAATGTTATTGTACGGAAGAAGAAATTGAAGCAGAAAGAGAAGAGCAAGTAAGTAGAGGAGAAACACCTAAGTATTCAGGGAAATGTCGTTATTTAACCAAAGAACAGCAGGAGAAATTAGAAGCTGAGGGAAGACAGCCTAGTATTCGAATTCTTGTACCAGAAAATGTTGTTTATGAATTTAATGATATGGTTAAAGGAGACGTTTCTTTTGAATCAGAAACAATTGGCGATTATGTCATTGTTAAAAAGGACGGTACTCCTACGTATAATTTTGCTGTAACAATTGATGATCATTTAATGGAGATTACCCATGTTTTACGTGGAGATGATCATATTACAAATACGCCGAAACAATTGATGATCTATGATGCTTTTGGTTGGGAAAGACCAGTATTTGGACATATGACTTTAATTGTTAATGAAAGCAGAAAGAAATTAAGTAAGCGTGATGAATCGATTATTCAATTCATTGAGCAATATGAAGAATTGGGCTATTTACCTGAAGCGTTATTCAATTTTATTGCTTTATTAGGGTGGTCTCCAGAGGGAGAAGAAGAAATATTCTCTGTAGAAGAGTTTATCCGTATTTTTGATCCGGCTAGATTGTCTAAATCTCCAGCGTTGTTTGATCAAAATAAGTTAGCTTGGATGAATAATCAATATATTAAAAAGGCAGATCTAGAAACGGTTGTTCGTCTAGCTGTTCCTCATTTAGAGAAAGCCGGTTTAGTAAGCGAGAGCCGTTCGACTGAAGAAGAGGCATGGGTAAATAATCTGGTTGGTTTATATCAAGAGCAAATGAGCTGTGGAGCAGATATTGTGACCTTATCAACTTTATTCTTTAGTGATGAAATCCAATATGATGAAGAAGCAAAAGAGGTTTTAGCTGGGGAACAAGTTCCTGCTGTAGTAGAAGCGTTTAAGGAAGCGTTAGCTGAAATGCCAGAATGGAGTGCGGATCAAATAAAGGCTTCCATTAAAGCAGTTCAAAAGGCTACTGGTCAAAAAGGCAAAAACTTATTTATGCCAATTCGAGTGGCAACAACTGGTCAAACTCATGGTCCTGATTTACCAAAAGCCATTGAGCTTTTGGGAAAAGAAAAAATTGATGCGAGATTAACGGCATTAATTAGTTAACATTTCTGGGGAAATGTAATATAGTAGTAGGAAAGCTATATAGAAAAATCGTAGATGAGGAAAAGTAAAAAAAGAGAAGCTTATTAGAGAGAATCATCACCAGGCTGAAAGTGATTCAAGTAACCTCTTTTTTGAAGTGCGCCTCAGAGTCCTATATCGAAATAAATGGTTTATTAGTAGATAGAGGCGGAACCTATCCGTTAACAGGGATGAGTGGAGATTATTGTGTGGAGCAGTAATCTAAACAGAGTGGAACCGCGCCCTAAAAGCGTCTCTGTCTTTTTAGACAGAGGCGCTTTTTTTATTGGAATTATCCATTTATCCAATAAGAGGTAAGGGGGATTTTCTGATTGGAGCCGAGGGGAATGTTAATCTTAATCCTAAAATAGAACTTTTTAGAGTTAAGGATGATTTAGGAAATAAAGATAAAGAGGGAGATACTTTTTTAGAGTATGACTGTTAGAAAGCAGAATATAGTCATAAATGGGGGGAGATTAGTATGTTTCGGCGCATAAAAGAGGATATAGCTGTTGTGTTTGAACAAGATCCTGCTGCAAGAAGTTCAATAGAGGTTATCTTAACCTATTCAGGATTACACGCCATATGGTTTCATCGAATTGCTCATTTTTTATTTAGACATAAAAGATTTTTTCTAGCTAGGGTGATCTCTCAATTTAGTCGCTTTCTGACAGGTATTGAAATACATCCAGGCGCAAAAATTGGCAATCGATTGTTTATTGATCATGGAATGGGTGTTGTTATAGGGGAAACATGTGAAATTGGTGATAACGTTACTATTTTTCAGGGAGTAACGCTTGGAGGAACGGGCAAAGAAAAGGGAAAAAGACATCCAACCGTTAAAGATAATGCCCTTATTGCTTCTGGAGCCAAAGTATTAGGATCCATTGTTATTGGAGAAAATGCCAAGATAGGGGCTGGTTCAGTTGTACTTAGAGACGTACCAGCAAATTCAACAGTAGTAGGTATTCCGGGAAGAGTTAAAGTGCAAGATGGTATTAAAATAAAGAAAGACTTAAATCATTGTGATTTACCAGACCCGGTTGCAGATAGACTAAAAGAAATGGAAATGGAAATTACCCAATTAAGAGAACAATTAAAAGAATTACAAGAAGAAAGGAGTTATAAGTAATGCCCATTCAATTATATAACACATTAACAAGAGCAAAGGAGGACTTTGTTCCACTTGAAGAGGGAAAAGTAAAAATGTATGTATGTGGACCAACTGTCTATAACTATATCCATATTGGGAATGCGCGACCTGCAATTGTTTTTGATACGGTACGTCGTTATCTAGAGTTTCGTGGTTATGACGTACAATACGTATCTAATTTTACTGACGTGGATGATAAGCTAATTAAAGCAGCAAACGAACTTGGAGAAACGGTGCCTGTTATTGCTGACCGCTTTATCAACGCATACTTTGAAGATGTTACCGCGTTAGGTTGCAAAAAGGCTGATTCGCATCCCCGTGTAACAGAGAATATGGATATTATTATTGGTTTTATTGCGGCATTAATTGAAAAGGGATTTGCCTATGAGTCAGAAGGCGATGTCTATTATCATACAAGAGCATTTGATGGATATGGTAAGCTTTCTCATCAATCCATTGATGAACTGCGCTCAGGGGCTAGAATTGCGGTAGGAGAGAAAAAGCAAGATTCATTAGATTTCGCTTTATGGAAAAAGGCGAAAGATGGCGAGATTTTCTGGGAAAGTCCTTGGGGTCAGGGGCGTCCTGGCTGGCATATTGAATGCTCTGCTATGGTACGTAAATATTTAGGGGATACAATCGATATCCATGCAGGCGGGCAGGATTTGGCATTTCCTCATCATGAAAATGAAATTGCGCAGTCAGAAGCATTAACGGGGAAAACCTTTGCTAATTATTGGATGCATAATGGATATATTAATATTGATAATGAGAAAATGTCAAAATCACTGGGGAATTTTATCACAGTAAATGATATTATTAAAATTCATGATCCACAAGTGCTAAGGTTCTTTATGTTATCTGTTCACTATCGCAATCCGATTAATTATAGTGAAGAGGTATTGGAAAATACGAGAGCTGGTTTAGAAAGAATTCGAACTTCTTATGAAAACTTAAAACATCGCAGTACAGCTAGTACAGATCTTACTGATACAAATGACGAATGGATTGCCAAAATTGCTGATCTTCGAAAACAATTTGTTGAAAGTATGGATGATGATTTTAATACAGCGAACGGAATTTCAGTTCTTTTTGAATTATCGAAGCAAGCAAATTATTACCTACTTGAAAAAACTACTTCACCTGCTGTTATTCATGCATTCATGAAAGAATTTGAAGAATTATTTGCAGTCCTTGGTCTATCTTTATCTTCTGATGAGGAATTATTAGATGAAGAAATAGAAGCGTTGATTGAAAAAAGAACGCAGGCAAGAAAAGATAGAGATTTTGCGCTTGCAGATCAAATTAGAGATCAATTAAAGGCTATGAATATCATTTTAGAAGACACGGCACAAGGTATACGATGGAAAAGAGGGTAAAAGATGCTTCTCTATGATAAAAAAATAGATGAAAAGCAAATGAACAGCCTTGCCCTTGCCTATATGGGCGATGCTGTTCTTGAAATATATGTGAGACGACATTTATTGTATAGTGGAAAAGTGAAACCAAATCAGCTTCATAGAGAAGCTACTAGATACGTTTCAGCCAAAGGGCAAGCAAAGGTAGTGCATTATCTTCTTGAAAAGGGATTTTTTTCAGAAGAGGAAATAGCGGTATTAAAAAGGGGGAGAAATGCCAAATCAGGCACTGTTCCCAAAAATACGGATGTACAGACCTATCGATATAGTACTGGATTTGAAGCGGTATTAGGAAATTTATATTTAGCGAAGAAAGAAGAGCGACTTGAGGAAATAATCAAAGCAGCTTTTTCGGTCATTGAAAGCAAATAGGAGGAGCGAAAAGTGTCAAGTGATTTTATTGTTGGAAAAAATGCAGTAATTGAAGCGTTGAAATCAGAAAGAGACGTAAATAAAATATTGATTGCAGAAGGTTCTCAAAAGGGGCAAATGCAAATAGTAATCGGTTTGGCTAAAGAGGCAAATGTGCTTATTCAATTTGTTCCCAAAAAGAAATTGGATAGTTTAGTAGATGCGAATCATCAAGGGGTGGTAGCGCAAGTTGCTGCATATCAATATGCAGAAATTGATGATTTATTTGATTTAGCGGAAAAGAAGCAAGAAACGCCGTTTTTCTTATTGCTTGATGAAATTGAGGATCCGCATAATTTAGGCTCTATTATGAGAACTGCTGATGCAGTAGGTGCTCATGGGATAATTATTCCTCGGAGAAGGGCAGTAGGGTTAACCGCTACTGTTGCGAAGGCTTCCACAGGTGCGATTGAACATATACCAGTTGTTCGAGTGACAAATATGGCAAGGACAATAGATGAACTTAAAACGAGAGGGATATGGATTGCAGGAACAGATGCAAAGGGAAGTGAAGATTATCGCAGGTTTGATGGAACAATGCCATTGGGATTAGTGATTGGAAGTGAAGGGAAGGGGATGGGAAGACTGATTAAAGAAAAATGTGATTTTCTTATTCATTTACCTATGTCCGGAGCTGTTACTTCTCTAAATGCTTCTGTTGCAGCTGCACTTTTAATGTATGAGGTATATCGGAAACGCCATCCACTTGAGGGATAATAATGGATATTCTAATCGTCGACGGATATAACATTATTGGGGCTTGGCCAGAACTAAATGTGCTAAAGAATAAAGATCTTGCAGCAGCAAGGGATGCTTTGGTAGGTAAAATGGCGGAGTATCAAGGGTATTCAGGATACCGAGTTATTGTTGTTTTTGATGCTTATTATGTCAAGGGAACAGAGAAAAAGTTTAAAGATTACAAAGTAGAAGTCATTTTTACTCGTGAAAACGAAACGGCTGATGAACGGATCGAAAAACTAGCGATTGAGTTAAATAACAGAAAAACGCAAATACATGTTGCGACATCGGATTTCACGGAACAATGGGCCATTTTTGGACAAGGTGCCTTGCGGAAATCTGCAAGAGAATTGTGGATAGAGATGGGCGGAATGGAGCAGGAAATAGGGAAAAAGGTAAAAAAAATAAAAGAAAAAAAGCCTGTTGCTAAGATTCCGCTTTCAAGAGAAGTAGAAGAAATTTTCGAAAAATGGCGTCGTGGAGAAAAATGAGTTGTTGACGCTCAAAAAAAAGCTAGAGTATAATGGATTTATCCATGATTGCACGGTCGGGGGGATCTGTATGAGTACTGACAACTGGACTAAGAGTAACGATTATACTGGAAATTATATGGAACTTGAAGATGAAGTGTTAGTGGAATTGGTGCATAAAGGAGAAAGTGACGCTTTAGATTATTTAATTCAAAAGTATCGCAACTTTGTGCGAGCTAAAGCCAGATCCTATTTCTTAATCGGAGCGGACAAGGAAGATATTGTTCAAGAGGGAATGATTGGCCTTTATAAGGCGATTCGTGATTTTAAAGAAGACAAGCTCTCGTCGTTTAAAGCATTTGCTGAATTGTGTATAACAAGACAGATTATTACAGCTATTAAAACGGCAACCAGGCAAAAGCATATTCCTTTGAATTCGTATGTTTCTTTGGACAAGCCCATCTATGATGAAGAATCTGATCGAACATTAATGGATATTATATCTGGAGCAAAAGTGCTTGATCCAGAAGAATTAATCATTAATCAGGAAGAATATGATCATATTGAAATAAAAATGTCTGAATTATTAAGTGATTTAGAAAGAAAAGTATTGTCACTGTATCTGGATGGTCAATCCTATCAGGAAATTTCTGAGGAATTGAATAGACATGTGAAGTCCATTGATAATGCGCTTCAACGGGTGAAAAGAAAGCTTGAGCGATATTTAGAAATAAGAGAGTTTTCGCTCTAAGTGTAAATGTTTTTTTGAAATAACAAATATTTACTGATATTGACATCTTATGCGTGTCCATGATACAGTTTGGAAAGATATAAAGGACGTAGTAGGTGTAATAAAAATGAGCAAAAAGCTTGTGTTAGCGTGTGAAAAATGTGGGTCAAGAAATTATTCTACTGTGAATAACAATGGAACAGAGCGTTTGGAGATAAAGAAATTTTGTCAAAATTGTAATGCTCATACCGTTCACAAAGAGACAAAATAACGCTTGTATAGATAATTGCCCGCGGTTAAAGATGGAGGTAACAAAATGCAAAGTGCTGTTAAGTATTTTCGCGAAGTTGGTAGAGAATTAAGAAAGGTTAGCTGGCCAAAAAAGAAAGAGCTAACTAATTATACACTCACAGTTCTTATAACTGTTGTCTTTTTTGCTATCTTCTTTGCAGTTGTTGATTTAGGAATTTCTGAACTTATTCGATTAATACTTGAATAACAGTTGTCTACTCATGGTATAATGGTAAAACGATAGGAAACATTTACAAAAGCCCGGTAACGGGTTTTTTCATTTGCTGAAAAATAAATGAGTTGTTCCTTACAG from Niallia sp. FSL W8-0635 carries:
- the gltX gene encoding glutamate--tRNA ligase, with the translated sequence MSNEIRVRYAPSPTGHLHIGNARTALFNYLFARSKGGKFIIRIEDTDKKRNIQGGEESQLKYLKWLGMDWDESTDVGGEYGPYRQSERNDIYKKYYTELLEKGLAYKCYCTEEEIEAEREEQVSRGETPKYSGKCRYLTKEQQEKLEAEGRQPSIRILVPENVVYEFNDMVKGDVSFESETIGDYVIVKKDGTPTYNFAVTIDDHLMEITHVLRGDDHITNTPKQLMIYDAFGWERPVFGHMTLIVNESRKKLSKRDESIIQFIEQYEELGYLPEALFNFIALLGWSPEGEEEIFSVEEFIRIFDPARLSKSPALFDQNKLAWMNNQYIKKADLETVVRLAVPHLEKAGLVSESRSTEEEAWVNNLVGLYQEQMSCGADIVTLSTLFFSDEIQYDEEAKEVLAGEQVPAVVEAFKEALAEMPEWSADQIKASIKAVQKATGQKGKNLFMPIRVATTGQTHGPDLPKAIELLGKEKIDARLTALIS
- the cysE gene encoding serine O-acetyltransferase; its protein translation is MFRRIKEDIAVVFEQDPAARSSIEVILTYSGLHAIWFHRIAHFLFRHKRFFLARVISQFSRFLTGIEIHPGAKIGNRLFIDHGMGVVIGETCEIGDNVTIFQGVTLGGTGKEKGKRHPTVKDNALIASGAKVLGSIVIGENAKIGAGSVVLRDVPANSTVVGIPGRVKVQDGIKIKKDLNHCDLPDPVADRLKEMEMEITQLREQLKELQEERSYK
- the cysS gene encoding cysteine--tRNA ligase — encoded protein: MPIQLYNTLTRAKEDFVPLEEGKVKMYVCGPTVYNYIHIGNARPAIVFDTVRRYLEFRGYDVQYVSNFTDVDDKLIKAANELGETVPVIADRFINAYFEDVTALGCKKADSHPRVTENMDIIIGFIAALIEKGFAYESEGDVYYHTRAFDGYGKLSHQSIDELRSGARIAVGEKKQDSLDFALWKKAKDGEIFWESPWGQGRPGWHIECSAMVRKYLGDTIDIHAGGQDLAFPHHENEIAQSEALTGKTFANYWMHNGYINIDNEKMSKSLGNFITVNDIIKIHDPQVLRFFMLSVHYRNPINYSEEVLENTRAGLERIRTSYENLKHRSTASTDLTDTNDEWIAKIADLRKQFVESMDDDFNTANGISVLFELSKQANYYLLEKTTSPAVIHAFMKEFEELFAVLGLSLSSDEELLDEEIEALIEKRTQARKDRDFALADQIRDQLKAMNIILEDTAQGIRWKRG
- a CDS encoding Mini-ribonuclease 3 is translated as MLLYDKKIDEKQMNSLALAYMGDAVLEIYVRRHLLYSGKVKPNQLHREATRYVSAKGQAKVVHYLLEKGFFSEEEIAVLKRGRNAKSGTVPKNTDVQTYRYSTGFEAVLGNLYLAKKEERLEEIIKAAFSVIESK
- the rlmB gene encoding 23S rRNA (guanosine(2251)-2'-O)-methyltransferase RlmB, whose translation is MSSDFIVGKNAVIEALKSERDVNKILIAEGSQKGQMQIVIGLAKEANVLIQFVPKKKLDSLVDANHQGVVAQVAAYQYAEIDDLFDLAEKKQETPFFLLLDEIEDPHNLGSIMRTADAVGAHGIIIPRRRAVGLTATVAKASTGAIEHIPVVRVTNMARTIDELKTRGIWIAGTDAKGSEDYRRFDGTMPLGLVIGSEGKGMGRLIKEKCDFLIHLPMSGAVTSLNASVAAALLMYEVYRKRHPLEG
- a CDS encoding NYN domain-containing protein, which translates into the protein MDILIVDGYNIIGAWPELNVLKNKDLAAARDALVGKMAEYQGYSGYRVIVVFDAYYVKGTEKKFKDYKVEVIFTRENETADERIEKLAIELNNRKTQIHVATSDFTEQWAIFGQGALRKSARELWIEMGGMEQEIGKKVKKIKEKKPVAKIPLSREVEEIFEKWRRGEK
- the sigH gene encoding RNA polymerase sporulation sigma factor SigH; this encodes MSTDNWTKSNDYTGNYMELEDEVLVELVHKGESDALDYLIQKYRNFVRAKARSYFLIGADKEDIVQEGMIGLYKAIRDFKEDKLSSFKAFAELCITRQIITAIKTATRQKHIPLNSYVSLDKPIYDEESDRTLMDIISGAKVLDPEELIINQEEYDHIEIKMSELLSDLERKVLSLYLDGQSYQEISEELNRHVKSIDNALQRVKRKLERYLEIREFSL
- the rpmG gene encoding 50S ribosomal protein L33, with translation MSKKLVLACEKCGSRNYSTVNNNGTERLEIKKFCQNCNAHTVHKETK
- the secE gene encoding preprotein translocase subunit SecE codes for the protein MQSAVKYFREVGRELRKVSWPKKKELTNYTLTVLITVVFFAIFFAVVDLGISELIRLILE